From a region of the Vanrija pseudolonga chromosome 2, complete sequence genome:
- the SPBC1734.10c gene encoding putative protein: MALVLQQQHYKPPPSLHSVLEEAEAAEYEEEDDQVDELPPPPSPFPQSFQALSEASAPSVEGEGDEEATETTDASDFGLLQSSAPEIELDLVGLQRSCVDALEALLPHSATESIHEDDRRLAAALSELLEASYEFEAFHAEDAILSPTPSCDTSFVAESPFIALVKVLLTVQMAAEARTPRAPTAPEEDVTTPEALALAREDVAWARLQSLSQAIVALVHERDPPTPTAPHVLPPGYTTDLSSEAGESESLPSYHGHQGEAGRSSGSHEEAYKLAGDKAKVDLKSGDETVRARHSRATIGVLNDIDTVTNAIERLQTVAPQMQKQRVELRSGKMARRIQHSPMTSEADPVAAEYVKMRELEDIWDKIERTQGPGRSRGGDDQRVDGNAWAARQQARRDTLLKRLSNSHEKRLSNQDMGLRTGQEQRNSFIQGIVEKSRDGRLSDQEAPPPTPKSSKFSLRSASIRSRLTDERRSVKSIEAFEVDTADTDDDKDGTEYEDEDDEFDEDAIIADYTFPRTPRSHQRSPHELEEEAMDQVLQRMPSRLSQQDCPPPTPMSFQDKQHGFYEALAASSRVGRLHNQDTLPPTPRSPARTSFGPGTPRSPARSTFAATGTPRSPARSTFADSPQFTERPGFSRRSSLAPTIKEPHSRSTSTTTIRSSVPNNTSNNPSGIRKISQIVKRGSMALSLRQRADPQPTHHEFDAADVGYIIEHQEALRIVIVTIYGINLDSAPYLQLEVTSANDALLTCKRDASLRVAISLPTAVVQGQVVPIVKAGDVYFEAKLAAMPTQLLTLSLNTTIAHPLSAPNLRSLAPRSLCCTSCDREIARFPTGVNFKDLPSEHWAEMLEVWMCHADPAFTAHLARHTRDGFWPTDGTVLVGGSYLLIASEHICEGTLSVTESAEPDDWHIVSCPCGEVLGKERPKNGRPGEGTVRLSKWAIALLRGKGAGEVEPVRFPVSTFVVSDMLELAQAHAAHRFIISDEQTGDRRLAVWLFNPSIRVSYRRPANSFPLSPSHHGPSKGRNKLRRFSNSSKAPRKLSAEGLPFGRAFRAAKIMYKVLEPFSPDEPYEHLPGFGPLGQVEQLRYSRKVCVTLIESLRASSSLYPEPRRTMGSFDIGFLERA, from the exons ATGGCACTCGTGttacagcagcagcactacaagccgccgccgagcctgcACTCGGTGCTGGAAgaagccgaggccgccgagtacgaagaagaagacgaccaggtcgacgagctcccgcccccgccttCTCCCTTTCCTCAGAGCTTCCAGGCGCTTTCCGAGGCCTCAGCCCCCTCGGTagaaggagaaggcgacgaggaggcgacc GAAACGACCGACGCGTCCGACTTTGGTCTCCTCCAGTCGTCTGCACCCGagatcgagctcgacctcgtcggcctgcagCGCTCATgtgtcgacgcgctcgaggccctcctGCCGCACAGCGCAACCGAGTCGATCCACGAGGATGATCGTCGGCTGGCTGCGGCGCTCAGCGAGCTCCTCGAAGCAAGTTACGAGTTCGAGGCCTTCCACGCCGAAGACGCCATCCTTTCCCCGACTCCCTCGTGCGACACGAGCTTTGTCGCCGAGTCGCCGTTCAtcgcgctcgtcaaggtGCTGCTCACGGTGCAgatggcggccgaggcgagaacaccaagggcgccgaccgcgccggAGGAGGACGTGACCACGCCCGAGGCACTGGCGCTTGCGCGCGAAGACGTCGCGTGGGCCCGGCTCCAGAGCTTGAGCCAGGCGatcgtcgccctcgtccacGAGCGTgacccgccgacgccgacggcaccgcATGTCCTCCCGCCGGGGTACACGACCGACTTGTCATCAGAGGCGGGTGAGTCCGAGTCCCTGCCCTCATACCACGGCCACCAAGGTGAAGCTGGCAGATCGTCGGGAAGCCACGAAGAGGCCTACAAGCTCGCGGgggacaaggccaaggtcgacctcAAGAGCGGCGATGAgacggtgcgcgcgcggcactcgcgcgcgacgatcGGCGTGTTGAACGACATTGACACGGTCACGAACGCGATCGAACGCCTGCAGACTGTTGCGCCTCAGATGCAGAaacagcgcgtcgagctgcgtTCCGGCAAGATGGCCCGCAGGATACAACACTCACCGATGACGTCTGAGGCGGAtccagtcgccgccgagtaTGTCAAGAtgcgcgagctggaggatATCTGGGACAAGATTGAGAGAACACAGGGCCCGGGGAGGTCACGGGGAGGCGACGACCAGAGAGTAGATGGGAATGCGTGGGCTGCGCGCCAACaggcgagg CGTGATACCCTTCTCAAGCGACTGTCCAACTCACACGAGAAGCGTCTGTCCAATCAGGATATGGGTCTCCGTACCGGTCAAGAACAG CGCAACTCATTTATCCAGGGCATCGTAGAAAAGTCACGCGATGGCCGGCTCAGCGATCAAGAGGCGCCACCACCGACTCCGAAGTCCAGCAAGTTCTCTTTACGGTCAGCGTCTATCCGCAGTCGGCTCACAGACGAACGCCGGAGTGTGAAGTCCATTGAGGCGTTCGAAGTCGACActgccgacaccgacgacgacaaggacggcaccgagtacgaggacgaagacgacgagtttgacgaAGACGCCATTATCGCCGACTACACTTTTCCGCGCACCCCTCGCAGCCACCAGCGCAGcccgcacgagctcgaggaagaggccaTGGACCAGGTCCTCCAACGCATGCCGTCTCGTCTCAGCCAGCAGGACTgcccgcccccgacgcccaTGTCGTTCCAGGACAAGCAGCACGGCTTTTACGAGGCActcgcggcctcgtcccGTGTTGGACGCTTGCACAACCAGGACACTCTCCCTCCCACACCACGCTCCCCTGCACGCACATCCTTTGGTCCTGGCACTCCCCGCTCGCCTGCACGGTCAACATTCGCAGCGACTGGGACGCCGAGATCCCCAGCCCGCTCGACATTTGCCGATTCGCCACAGTTCACCGAGAGACCAGGTTTCAGTCGCCGAAGTTCTTTGGCCCCCACCATTAAGGAACCGCACTCGAGGTCAACATCTACGACGACCATCAGGTCCTCAGTTCCCAACAACACCTCTAATAACCCCAGCGGCATCCGAAAGATCTCGCAAATTGTCAAGCGGGGGAGCATGGCCCTCAGCCtgcggcagcgcgccgacccaCAGCCCACTCACCACGAGTTTGATGCTGCTGATGTCGGGTACATTATTGAGCACCAGGAGGCGCTGCGGATCGTCATCGTCACGATCTACGGCATCAacctcgactcggcgccgtacCTCCAGCTCGAGGTGACTTCGGCCAACGACGCCCTCCTCACGTGCAAGCGGGACGCGAGCCTGCGCGTGGCCATATCGCTCCCGACAGCAGTGGTGCAGGGGCAGGTCGTGCCGATTgtcaaggccggcgacgtcTACTTtgaggccaagctcgccgcgaTGCCAACGCAGCTCCTTACCCTGTCGCTGAACACGACGATTGCTCACCCGCTATCAGCGCCGAacctccgctcgctcgctccccgGAGCCTGTGCTGCACGTCGTGCGACCGCGAGATTGCCCGCTTCCCAACAGGCGTAAACTTCAAGGACCTCCCGTCTGAGCACTGGGCCGAGATGCTCGAGGTGTGGATGTGCCATGCCGACCCGGCATTCACGGCCCATCTTGCGCGCCACACCAGAGACGGCTTCTGGCCCACGGACGGCACGGTGCTGGTCGGTGGAAGCTACCTGCTgatcgcgagcgagcacatCTGCGAGGGTACTCTGAGCGTGACCGAGTCTGCAGAG CCCGACGACTGGCACATTGTCTCGTGCCCTTGCGGAGAGGTGCTCGGCAAAGAGAGACCAAAGAACGGCCGTCCAGGCGAGGGCACCGTACGGCTCTCCAAGTGGGCGATCGCTTTGTTACGTGGCAAaggcgcgggcgaggtcga GCCTGTGCGCTTCCCTGTGTCCACCTTTGTTGTGTCCGACATGCTGGAGCTGGCGCAGGctcacgccgcgcaccgGTTCATCATCTCAGACGAGCAGACGGGCGACCGGAGACTAGCCGTGTGGCTCTTCAACCCGTCCATACGGGTGAGCTACCGGCGTCCAGCCAACTCGTTCCCTCTCAGCCCGAGCCACCACGGGCCATCAAAGGGGCGGAACAAGCTGCGCCGATTCTCAAACAGCTCCAAGGCGCCGAGAAAACTCTCTGCCGAGGGCCTGCCGTTCGGCCGCGCATTCAGAGCCGCAAAGATCATGTacaaggtgctcgagccgttctcgcccgacgagccgTACGAGCACCTGCCCGGCTTTGGCCCGCTGGGtcaggtcgagcagctgcgctACTCGCGCAAGGTATGCGTCACGCTCATTGAATCGctgcgcgccagctcgagcctGTACCCCGAGCCCAGGCGAACCATGGGGTCGTTTGACATTGGCTTTTTGGAGCGGGCGTAG
- the asaE_3 gene encoding MFS transporter asaE, translating to MTTRTETKADEIELGVYGEPQAGPSVPTTPGNGSTTTLDAATATGREVASLPPVNGGRAAWSFLIAATVIETVIFGIPFSIGVLHNYWATHMFPGDEATLTLAATLQTGLIYMTIAILGPILTAFPHLGRASQILGLIVSTLGFIASAFVTSAPQLIGTMGVMFPFASALYLPCATLLFEWFHKRRGMAGGILYSGTGLGGTIMPFIMDALLTRFGYKATMISVGVAYFVLNAIGLLFVRRRIPLPSRRGAVRPARQRIDWQVARSWAFWSGFLVLFLSSLGNFNPTLWMPTFADTVGATKPGGVALVSIMNAASVPGLLITGWLSDRFPAKVIVFFNCLIGALAALLPWGLGTSSAPLIVFSIVWGLTALSFSSLWTPLITRICQDDPALPGVIFAVFAFLRGIGNFTSGPVSTQLLKSGGFKGAVGAYGSTNFGPVLVYTAVTVFAAAIAGAFFPA from the exons ATGACGACGCGCACAGAGACAAAGGCAGACGAGATCGAACTGGGCGTCTACGGCGAGCCGCAGGCTGGCCCGTCGGTCCCCACCACACCAGGTAATGGCTCGACAACGACCCTCGAcgcagcgacagcgacgggaCGCGAGGtcgcctccctccctcctgtgaacggcgggcgcgcggcgtggtccTTCCTCATCGCGGCGACCGTCATCGAGACGGTCATCTTCGGCATCCCGTTCTCCATTGGCGTGCTGCACAATTACTGGGCGACGCACATGTTCCCcggggacgaggcgacgcttaccttggcggcgacgctgcaGACGGGGTTGATTTACATGACTATTGCGATCCTTGGGCC CATCCTCACAGCCTTCCCACACCTAGGCCGCGCGTCCCAGATCCTCGGCCTCATAGTCTCCACGCTCGGCTTTATCGCGTCCGCGTTCgtgacctcggcgccacaGCTGATCGGCACCATGGGCGTCATGTTCCCGTTCGCGAGCGCGCTGTACCTCCCCTGCGCGACGCTGCTCTTCGAGTGGTTCCACAAGCGGCGCGGCATGGCCGGCGGCATCCTGTACTCTGGCACCGGGCTCGGCGGGACCATCATGCCGTTCATCATGGACGCGCTGCTCACGCGGTTCGGGTACAAGGCGACGATGATCTCTGTCGGCGTGGCATACTTTGTCCTCAACGCCATCGGGCTGCTCTTCGTCCGCCGCCGTATTCCTTTGCCATCGCGCCGCGGGGCTGTCCGCCCGGCCCGCCAGCGCATCGACTGGCAGGTCGCGCGCTCGTGGGCCTTCTGGTCGGGCTTTCTCGTCCTGTTCCTGTCGTCCCTGGGAAACTTCAACCCCACGCTCTGGATGCCGA CATTCGCCGATACTGTCGGCGCCACGAAGCCGGGCGGTGTGGCCCTCGTGTCCATCATGAATG CCGCCTCCGTCCCCGGCCTCCTCATCACAGGCTGGCTCTCAGACCGCTTCCCAGCCAAGGTCATCGTCTTTTTCAACTGTCTCATCGgcgcactcgccgccctcctcccctggGGGCTGggcacgtcctcggcgccgctcaTCGTCTTCTCCATCGTGTGGGGCCTCACTGCGctgtccttctcctcgctcTGGACGCCGCTCATCACGCGGATCTGTCAGGACGACCCCGCGCTCCCCGGCGTCATCTTCGCAGTGTTTGCCTTCCTCCGCGGCATTGGCAACTTCACCTCCGGCCCCGTGTCCACCCAGCTGCTTAAGAGCGGTGGCTTCAAGGGCGCTGTTGGCGCGTACGGCTCGACAAACTTT GGGCCAGTTTTGGTCTACACCGCTGTGACAGTGTTCGCGGCTGCTATCGCCGGCGCCTTCTTCCCAGCTTAG
- the SPBC15C4.04c_0 gene encoding putative amino-acid permeasec produces MPSPPGAAPPSGLASSRSTQQQLQQQVSTSSTSSGGTMTQASTVSSTASFMGAPTPYNTMCDPSAYDTASRVGGTTTGYGADHDIGMSSASVSDAEILYEPGNDADISIGPTLSPASSRRRPSSIADGLTSEQSATPSRIRLLPYSKTSTGDYIPRSDRPVPAPPAAISSTFSREGTDLGLTSIISTPSSAHYISDATTSSTNRLTSRFRRGSAQPPKEVDRDTQRLQQLGYDAVLGRDYTFWSSLAISWLNIGCLQGTIFAVPGSYRYGGPAMMLVAWPISGVLSVCLVFTLSELASAYPVAGAMASWSWKLARGGVGGERYWGWAMGGIVLGGHIANLILLAWETVNVIEGTMGLAFEFTPKPWQGVLFFLALVLVVGSVGATTMGRSPRYWLVAFGYGLSVWVVLCVSLLATGVSRRNYSPPISTKFYNSTGWNSRGLVYILGWQYTTIASGSDASAHMSEETQRPSRNVPNAMTVSVILTYVLAYISIILLFISVNPDDAQYISGQSFPVGHILAKAISMDGAIGICVLLIVALCLQMQAQLQASSRFMFALARDRAVPFSDRIQRTNSSKNPAFANWVVVAMWAPFSCLLFVGNYQVMYSVVTTAAASLSMLGYFVPVFLYLISGMDLQNEGRSSWSMRKMSKPFAFIGAVFCFVVIIVQVIPPKSPVRASNMSWQPVVITCVLILCFITWKLYGAKHYSGPIRALTKWQTGVEIDLDSTLHASTNRANDPSRSDGSFKILPTPLYESAVHTVTVGSARTVETMPGNGEWAQQSFTTDESGWNGSNWGSGSSSGRRGSGNGGSGTESSVTFARTSRHGLGGGMGRVAEDSEGEAAATAQAAANPTRSVTVGAPPPDDDDDDVIEDGIEASHSVSWGDVSSGGGRAKP; encoded by the exons atgccgtcgccgccggggGCCGCGCCCCCATCCGGCCTTGCGAGCAGCAGGTCGACACAGCAGCAGTTACAGCAGCAGG TGTCGACATCGTCCACATCCAGCGGCGGAACCATGACCCAGGCTTCCAccgtctcgtcgacggcgagcttcATGGGCGCGCCGACACCCTACAACACCATGTGCGACCCGTCGGCGTacgacacggcgtcgcgcgtcggcggcaccacGACGGGCTACGGCGCCGATCACGACATCggcatgtcgtcggcgtctgtGTCTGACGCTGAGATTCTCTACGAGCCAGGAAACGACGCAGACATCAGCATCGGCCCCACGCTGTCTCCTGCAtcgtcgcgacgccgcccgtcgTCAATCGCCGACGGGCTCACGTCCGAGCAGTCGGCGACCCCGTCCCGCATTCGTCTCCTACCCTACTCCAAGACGTCGACTGGAGACTACATCCCCCGCAGCGACCGCCCCGTCCCCGCACCACCCGCTGCCATCTCCTCTACATTCTCCCGTGAAGGCACGGACCTGGGCCTCACATCCATCATctcaacgccgagctcggcacaTTACATCTCAGACGCTACGACCAGCAGTACGAATCGCCTGACTTCCCGGTTCAGGCGCGGCTCTGCGCAGCCCCCGAAAGAGGTCGATCGGGATACGCAGCGGCTCCAGCAGTTAGGATACGACGCTGTTCTTGGAAGAGACTACACTTTCTGGTCTAGTTTGGCTATCTCATGGCTTAATATAGGCTGTTTACAG GGGACAATCTTCGCCGTCCCAGGTTCTTATCGCTACGGTGGACCAGCAATGATG CTCGTCGCCTGGCCCATATCCGGTGTCCTCAGCGTCTGCCTCGTCTTCACCCTCTCGGAACTAGCATCCGCCTaccccgtcgccggcgccatggCCTCTTGGTCATGGAAGCTCGCTcgcggtggcgtcggcggcgaacGCTACTGGGGATGGGCAATGGGTGGTATCGTTCTTGGCGGACATATTGCAAAC CTCATCCTCCTTGCGTGGGAGACGGTCAATGTTATTGAAGGCACCATGGGCTTGGCCTTTGAGTTTACTCCAAAGCCATGGCAAGGGGTTCTGttcttcctcgcgctcgtgctggTCGTGGGCTCGGTCGGAGCAACAACCATGGGTCGTAGCCCCCGCTACTGGCTGGTAGCGTTCGGCTACGGGTTATCGGTGTGGGTTGTGCTCTGCGTCTCGCTTCTTGCAACTGGTGTCAGCAGACG CAACTACTCGCCGCCGATTTCCACAAAGTTTTACAACTCGACGGGCTGGAACTCAAGGGGCCTCGTTTACATCCTGGGGTGGCAGTACACGACTATTGCGAGCGGTTCGGATGCGTCGGCCCACATGTCCGAGGAAACACAGCGCCCGTCGCGTAACGTGCCCAACGCCATGACCGTGTCGGTTATCCTCACCTACGTGCTGGCCTACATCTCGATTATCCTGCTGTTCATCTCGGTCAATCCCGATGACGCACAGTACATCTCGGGACAATCCTTCCCCGTTGGCCACATTCTCGCAAAGGCCATCTCTATGGACGGCGCAATCGGCATCTGTGTTTTACTGATCGTCGCATTGTGTCTGCAGATGCAGGCGCAACTCCAAGCCTCGTCACGATTCATGttcgccctcgcccgtgaCCGCGCCGTGCCCTTCTCGGACCGCATCCAGCGCACAAACTCGAGCAAGAACCCTGCCTTTGCCAACTGGGTCGTTGTCGCCATGTGGGCACCTTTTTCATGCCTGCTGTTTGTCGGCAACTACCAGGTCATGTACTCGGTCGtcacgacggcagcggcatcaCTCAGCATGCTGGGATACTTTGTGCCAGTCTTCCTCTACCTCATCTCGGGCATGGACTTGCAGAATGAGGGACGCTCGTCTTGGTCGATGCGCAAGATGAGCAAGCCTTTTGCCTTCATTGGCGCCGTGTTCTGCTTtgtcgtcatcatcgtccaGGTCATCCCGCCAAAGAGTCCCGTCAGGGCTT CCAACATGAGCTGGCAACCTGTCGTTATCACCTGCGTCCTGATCCTCTGCTTTATCACCTGGAAGCTCTACGGCGCAAAGCACTACTCTGGCCCCATCCGTGCTCTGACCAAATGGCAAACTGGTGTTGAAatcgacctcgactcgacgcTCCACGCGTCGACAAACCGAGCAAACGACCCGTCCCGCTCGGATGGGTCATTCAAGATTCTCCCAACCCCGCTGTACGAGAGTGCAGTTCATACTGTCACAGTGGGGTCAGCACGCACTGTTGAGACCATGCCCGGGAACGGCGAGTGGGCACAGCAGAGCTTCACGACAGACGAGTCTGGCTGGAACGGCTCGAACTGGGGCTCTGGGTCAAGCTCGGGCCGACGAGGATCAGGCAACGGCGGCTCGGGTACCGAGTCGAGCGTGACCTTTGCCCGCACGTCGCGtcacgggctcggcggcggaaTGGGACGGGTAGCTGAGGATtcggagggcgaggcggcggccacggcccaGGCGGCTGCCAACCCTACGCGGAGCGTTACGGTTGGCGCACCGcctcccgacgacgacgacgacgacgtgattGAGGATGGGATCGAGGCGTCGCACAGCGTGAGCTGGGGCGACGTGAgtagtggcggcggcagggcaaAGCCGTGA
- the PCL7 gene encoding PHO85 cyclin-7 produces the protein MSSASRAELAADIAVAATGVFTAASPSLVAAQAAAANGAEADAGPSSRRRPSTAGYRSAFERRPSEGENASASASGSGSRTPRQRNHSPDTTLDRRSPPREASPHLDLASYPTPTLLRLLAALLQQIATANDQLRAEQEEDKEGEDKTAAAESAQPQPQAANEHDEISSTATAGTGSAQSRSSIAHPSPTTALFHDEPPPDLAAGDRLFTASKVSLSHPSSILSFHARHVPSISIEAYLLRILKYCPTTNEVFLGLLVYFDRMSKLGTPSGVGGTSAAVGPRGFAIDSYNVHRLLIAGVTVASKFFSDVFYTNSRYAKVGGLPPHELNQLELQFLLLNNFTLMIPPEEMQRYGDRLLAYWQGREHEAGVDSVLPGEEHRARQAEREHRERERERERERMRHQSKERRENERASTHTPMDVDEAAPRARDSTTSAPPQQPSSTAPTTPAPSTHNHLHRSASLPRRGGDQQQQSAASAPNSTTRGRPGVSFAPQPKHSTAGLPHERSTTVPSSSASSMLRRWAHGGDGGVVGVEQ, from the exons ATGTCGTCAGCATCGAgagccgagctggccgccgacATTGCCGTCGCAGCGACGGGCGTCttcaccgccgcgtcgccatcATTAGTCGCAgcacaagcagcagcagcgaacggcgccgaggctgacgCCGGTCCGAGcagccgtcggcgcccgtCGACAGCGGGGTACCGCTCTGCATTTGAGCGGCGGCCCAGCGAAGGCGAGAACGCCAGtgccagcgcgagcgggagcgGTAGCcggacgccgcgccagcgcaaCCACTCACCCGATACCACGCTCGACCggcgctcaccgccgcgcgaggcgagcccgcatctcgacctcgcgagctacccgaccccgacgctgctccgcctcctcgcagCCCTGTTACAGCAGATTGCTACGGCCAACGaccagctgcgcgccgagcaggaggaggacaaggagggcgaggacaagacggcggcggcggagagcgCACAGCCCCAGCCGCAGGCGGCCAACGAACACGACGAGATCAGctcgacggccacggcgggTACGGGCAGCGCGcagtcgcgctcgagcatcGCGCACCCctccccgacgacggcgctgttccacgacgagccgccccccgacctcgcggcgggcgacagACTGTTCACCGCGAGCAAGGTGTCGCTGTCGCATCCGTCGTCGATTCTCAGCTTTCACGCGCGCCACGTTCCGTCCATCTCGATCGAGGCGTACCTCCTGCGTATCCTCAAGTACTGCCCCACGACCAACGAggtcttcctcggcctcctggtCTACTTTGACCGCATGAGCAAGCTCGGCACCCcgagcggcgtgggcgggaccagcgccgccgtcgggccAAGGGGATTCGCCATCGACTCGTACAACGTGCATCGTCTGCTCATCGCCGGTGTAACCGTCGCAAGCAAGTTCTTCTCGG ACGTCTTCTACACAAACTCGCGTTACGCAAAGGTCGGCGGCTTGCCACCACACGAGTTGaaccagctcgagctgcagtTCCTCCTGCTCAACAACTTTACGCTCATGATCCCCCCAGAGGAGATGCAGCGCTACGGCGACCGCCTGCTCGCCTACTGGCAGGGACGCGAGCACGAAgccggcgtcgactcggTCCTGCCTGGCGAAGAGCACCGAGCTCGGCAGGCCGAGCGGGAGCACCGCGAGCgggagcgtgagcgtgagcgcgagcgcatgCGGCACCAGTCCAAGGAGCGACGTGAGAACGAGCGGGCGTCGACGCACACACCGATGGACGTGGACGAGGCTGCGCCGAGGGCCCgcgactcgacgacctcggccccgccaCAGCAGCCTTCATCCACCGCCCCGACGACACCAGCACCATCGACGCACAACCACCTCCACCGGTCCGCGTCGTTGCCTAGGCGAGGGGgcgaccagcagcagcagtccGCCGCTTCTGCTCCCAACAGCACGACACGAGGACGACCAGGCGTCAGCTTTGCTCCCCAGCCAAAGCACTCGACAGCCGGGCTGCCGCACGAGCGCAGTACcacggtgccgtcgtcgtcggcgtcgtcgatgctgCGGAGGTGGGCACACGGCGGGGACGGAGGGGTCGTTGGGGTTGAGCAGTAG